In Sphaerospermopsis torques-reginae ITEP-024, the genomic window CTTTGGAACACTATTTTGACAACAACCTGTTTTTAGAGAAACTGACAGCAGGTGGCAAAATGGAAAATGCTGGAAACACTGAAAATAAGGCTAGTGGTTGTCCCTTTGGTTCTTGGTTTAAGGGATTGAAGAAAAGTTAATTTATTAGGGTACAGTGCTGCTGCTGTACCCTATAAATATTAGATAGTGACTCAAGGATGAAAATGACAACATACTATTACGTTTTAGCTAGTCAACACTTTTTACTAGAAGAAGAACCTCTAGAGGAAGTTCTCAAAGAACGTACCCGTAACTACCACGAACAAGAAAAAGAGATAGATTTTTGGTTAGTGAAAAACCCAGCTTTCCTGGAAGCACCGGAAATGGCAGCAAATAAAGCTAAGTGTCCTAAACCTCCGGTAGCAATTATTTCTACCAATTCTCAATTTATTACTTGGTTAAAATTACGCTTAGAGTATGTCATCACTGGAGAATTTCAAGCTCCTTCGGCAACAATTCCTAATCCTTTGGCAT contains:
- a CDS encoding MgPME-cyclase complex family protein — its product is MTTYYYVLASQHFLLEEEPLEEVLKERTRNYHEQEKEIDFWLVKNPAFLEAPEMAANKAKCPKPPVAIISTNSQFITWLKLRLEYVITGEFQAPSATIPNPLASLTTVS